A stretch of Paludisphaera rhizosphaerae DNA encodes these proteins:
- a CDS encoding ABC transporter permease, which yields MFWLNNNPVLNRELLTTLRSPRSFLLQFAYVSLLGALVYFYWPAGVDEGSRMVGPGVAKRLYDIFFLGQFCLVALMAPTFAAGSISGERERKTYEMLLVSPLRPSTILVGKLLSSLSYLVILILSSLPLMILCYLLGGLLLSEIARSYIVLILAAGTFGLLSLACSSSFSRTSSALLVSYLVVLPLAGLCLMLTRAEDPTTRDFASVAVLPPVCLMIWTTVGIVVVNRLLRPSDVGGQGGGVVDEEEEMKGAIGVVIDRDAFPDKLFAPAKRTDLMPDGTNPVLDKELRSEIFSQGTLMLRVVIQVSMLLSIPLMAGLLFLRSELAGYYVAYVVTFNLLVGPVFSAGSITQERERQTLALLLTTLLTPGRIVLAKLLAALRVSTVLTFLLTEQILLAYVMLPELRNRFWTLVVFLLIIAVTCLTTTAAGLMCSSLARRTSTAMVMSYLLLMALFVLPIGVRWYVQGVAQERGVTPEQLATLTITSPYAAAASVPMHTYDSSGRWAGGKIDVVTPPLAVFPGDWVAPVWLVYLVVCPILGLVFSIVAWVAFRWRWWRAGAGL from the coding sequence ATGTTTTGGCTCAACAACAACCCCGTGCTCAACCGCGAGCTGTTGACCACGCTGCGGTCTCCGCGGTCGTTCTTGCTCCAGTTCGCCTACGTCTCGCTGCTCGGGGCGTTGGTCTATTTCTACTGGCCGGCGGGGGTGGACGAAGGGTCGCGGATGGTCGGCCCGGGCGTGGCCAAGCGGCTGTATGACATCTTCTTCCTCGGCCAGTTCTGCCTCGTCGCACTGATGGCGCCGACGTTCGCGGCGGGGAGCATCTCGGGCGAGAGGGAGCGGAAGACGTATGAGATGCTCCTGGTCAGCCCGCTGCGGCCGAGCACCATCCTCGTCGGCAAGCTGCTCAGCTCGCTCTCGTACCTGGTGATCCTGATCCTCTCCAGCCTGCCGTTGATGATCCTCTGCTACCTGCTGGGGGGGCTTCTGCTGTCGGAGATCGCGCGGAGCTACATCGTGCTGATCCTGGCGGCGGGGACGTTCGGGCTCCTCAGCCTGGCCTGTTCCAGCAGCTTCAGCCGGACCAGTTCCGCGCTGCTGGTGAGCTACCTGGTCGTTCTGCCGCTGGCGGGGCTCTGCTTGATGCTGACGCGCGCCGAGGACCCCACCACGCGCGACTTCGCCTCCGTGGCCGTTTTGCCGCCGGTCTGCCTGATGATCTGGACGACGGTCGGCATCGTGGTGGTCAACCGCCTGCTACGGCCGAGCGACGTGGGCGGGCAGGGGGGAGGCGTGGTCGACGAGGAGGAGGAGATGAAGGGCGCCATCGGCGTCGTCATCGACCGCGACGCCTTCCCGGACAAGCTCTTCGCCCCCGCGAAGCGGACCGACCTGATGCCCGACGGAACCAACCCGGTCCTCGACAAGGAGCTTCGCAGCGAGATCTTCAGCCAGGGGACGTTGATGCTCCGGGTGGTGATCCAGGTGAGCATGCTGCTGTCCATCCCGCTGATGGCCGGTCTGCTGTTCCTGCGGTCGGAACTCGCGGGGTACTACGTGGCGTATGTCGTGACGTTCAACCTCCTGGTCGGCCCGGTCTTCTCCGCCGGGAGCATCACCCAGGAGCGCGAACGCCAGACGCTGGCGCTCCTGCTGACCACGCTGCTGACGCCCGGCCGGATCGTGCTGGCGAAGCTCCTGGCCGCGCTTCGGGTCTCGACCGTGCTGACGTTCCTGCTGACCGAGCAGATCCTGCTGGCCTACGTCATGCTGCCGGAACTGCGGAACCGATTCTGGACGCTGGTCGTCTTCCTGCTGATCATCGCCGTGACGTGCCTGACGACCACGGCGGCCGGCCTGATGTGCTCGTCGCTGGCGCGGCGAACCTCGACGGCGATGGTCATGTCGTACCTGCTGCTGATGGCCCTGTTCGTTCTGCCGATCGGCGTGCGGTGGTATGTGCAGGGCGTCGCACAGGAGCGAGGGGTGACTCCCGAGCAGTTGGCGACCCTGACCATCACCAGCCCTTACGCCGCCGCGGCGAGCGTTCCCATGCACACGTATGACTCCAGCGGCCGCTGGGCGGGAGGGAAGATCGACGTTGTCACCCCACCGCTGGCCGTCTTCCCCGGCGATTGGGTCGCGCCGGTCTGGCTCGTCTACCTCGTCGTCTGCCCGATTCTGGGCCTTGTCTTCTCGATCGTCGCCTGGGTGGCCTTCCGCTGGCGATGGTGGCGTGCTGGGGCGGGGCTGTAG
- a CDS encoding alpha-N-arabinofuranosidase — translation MINRRDFLGAAGALGVGAAGMSRAAGARTSAAVGATVDVLLNEPIGTIKPEIYSHFTEHIGGVIYDGIWVGEDSKVENIGGIRKKLVDHMHRLGKVVIRWPGGCFADSYHWRDGIGPRDKRPRRFGRWREVTESNAFGTHEFMKFCRLCGDTPYFAANVGAGSPTEFQNWVEYCNGPAGSTTLADERVANGDPDPFKIAYWGVGNESWGCGGKYTPEDYCKEYRKFTEWVPEYGVKLYLTAAGPNSNDLDWTRRFFAKWRDGAIAPLHGFAAHYYCGTTGHALKFDVDQWYEMLHKANYMETLVREQWAVMGEFDREHKVKLVIDEWGAWHPAGTEINKAHLFEQMGCLRDALVAGLTLDVFNRHADKIDMANVAQLINNIHSLFLADGDKFVCTPNFHVFEMYRAHHGARSLKVVAEAPDVPFKIKGRDEKLFRVAGSASSSDSKKVTITLVHTHASEPVEVDVRLKGGEAASVGKVVLTHKELNAHNTFEAPDVVTPKSAETDLKGGSFRVVLDPASITRLDVTLA, via the coding sequence ATGATCAATCGTCGAGACTTTCTGGGAGCCGCCGGCGCGCTGGGCGTGGGCGCGGCGGGGATGTCGCGGGCCGCCGGCGCGAGGACGTCGGCCGCCGTCGGGGCGACGGTGGACGTCCTGCTGAACGAGCCGATCGGGACGATCAAGCCGGAGATCTACAGCCACTTCACCGAGCACATCGGCGGCGTGATCTACGACGGCATCTGGGTCGGCGAGGATTCCAAGGTCGAGAACATCGGCGGGATCCGCAAGAAGCTGGTCGACCACATGCATCGGCTGGGCAAGGTGGTGATCCGCTGGCCCGGAGGCTGCTTCGCCGATTCCTACCACTGGCGCGACGGCATCGGTCCGAGGGACAAACGCCCCCGACGCTTCGGCCGCTGGCGCGAGGTGACTGAGTCGAACGCCTTTGGCACCCACGAGTTCATGAAGTTCTGCCGGCTCTGCGGGGATACGCCCTACTTCGCGGCGAACGTCGGGGCCGGCTCGCCGACCGAGTTCCAGAACTGGGTCGAGTATTGCAACGGCCCCGCCGGGTCCACCACGCTGGCCGACGAGCGCGTCGCCAACGGAGACCCGGACCCGTTCAAGATCGCCTATTGGGGCGTCGGCAATGAGAGCTGGGGCTGCGGCGGCAAGTACACGCCCGAAGACTACTGCAAGGAGTACCGCAAGTTCACCGAGTGGGTTCCTGAGTACGGTGTGAAGCTCTACCTGACCGCCGCCGGCCCCAACAGCAACGACCTCGACTGGACCCGTCGCTTCTTCGCCAAGTGGCGCGACGGGGCCATCGCCCCGCTGCACGGCTTCGCCGCCCACTACTACTGCGGCACGACGGGCCACGCCTTGAAGTTCGACGTCGACCAGTGGTACGAGATGCTCCACAAGGCGAACTACATGGAGACCCTCGTCCGCGAGCAGTGGGCCGTGATGGGCGAGTTCGACCGCGAGCATAAGGTGAAGCTCGTCATCGACGAATGGGGCGCCTGGCACCCGGCGGGGACCGAGATCAACAAGGCGCACCTCTTCGAGCAGATGGGCTGCCTCCGCGACGCCCTCGTCGCCGGGCTGACGCTCGACGTCTTCAACCGCCACGCCGATAAGATCGACATGGCGAACGTCGCGCAGCTCATCAACAACATCCACTCGCTCTTCCTGGCCGACGGCGACAAGTTCGTCTGCACGCCGAACTTCCACGTCTTCGAGATGTATCGCGCTCACCATGGGGCCAGGAGCCTGAAGGTCGTCGCCGAGGCCCCGGACGTCCCCTTCAAGATCAAGGGGCGCGACGAGAAGCTCTTCCGCGTGGCCGGCTCGGCCTCGTCGTCGGACTCGAAGAAGGTCACGATCACCCTGGTCCACACCCACGCCTCGGAGCCCGTCGAGGTCGACGTTCGGCTCAAGGGGGGCGAGGCCGCTTCGGTGGGCAAGGTTGTTCTGACGCACAAGGAGTTGAACGCCCACAACACGTTCGAGGCCCCCGACGTCGTGACGCCGAAGTCCGCCGAGACGGACCTCAAGGGGGGCTCGTTCCGCGTCGTCCTCGACCCGGCCTCGATCACGCGGCTGGACGTGACGTTGGCCTGA
- a CDS encoding sugar porter family MFS transporter, whose amino-acid sequence MDVSFDRSTPAGSAGDRSLSGPLLFATFVASLGGLLFGLDVAIMSGTTDALTTVFGLTGITLGFTIASAPLGTVLGSLMASKPADDWGRRPLLAVLAIFYLVSAGGCALAWDWWSLLAFRILGGLAVGAASVIAPLYITEIAPAKYRGRLVAAVQFNIVLGILLAFLSNFLIARLDLGANDWRWMLGIQVVPSAVFFVLAFMIPESPRWLVARGRDEEARRVLLKIGADEAVDAEIADIRESLKTAGEGDQDALFQRAYLKPILLATAIAAFNQLSGINAVLYYAPAVFKMAGSGGDAALLQSVVVGGTNLVFTMLAMTIIDRFGRRFLMLVGSIGYILSLSATAWAFYTYGTNFTGVGAWVVLGGILVFIASHAFGQGAVIWVYISEVFPNRVRAKGQALGSVVHWIGALAITQTFPMIAEKSGGHAFAFYAAMMVLQLLWVLFVMPETKGVPLEELQKELGLSHTTKEASLS is encoded by the coding sequence TTGGACGTCTCCTTCGACCGCTCGACGCCCGCCGGCTCGGCCGGCGACCGCTCGCTCTCTGGGCCTTTGCTGTTCGCCACGTTCGTCGCCAGCCTGGGCGGCCTGCTGTTCGGCCTGGACGTGGCGATCATGTCGGGGACGACCGACGCGCTCACGACGGTCTTCGGCCTCACCGGCATCACACTTGGCTTCACCATCGCCAGCGCCCCGCTGGGGACGGTGCTGGGCTCGTTGATGGCGAGCAAGCCGGCCGACGACTGGGGGCGCCGTCCGCTCCTGGCCGTGCTGGCGATCTTCTACCTCGTCTCGGCCGGCGGCTGCGCGCTGGCCTGGGATTGGTGGTCGCTGCTGGCGTTTCGGATTCTGGGCGGCCTGGCGGTCGGCGCGGCCTCGGTGATCGCCCCGCTCTACATCACCGAGATCGCACCCGCCAAGTATCGAGGGCGGTTGGTGGCCGCGGTGCAATTCAACATCGTGCTGGGCATTCTGCTGGCCTTCCTGTCGAACTTCCTCATCGCGCGGTTGGATCTGGGGGCGAACGACTGGCGCTGGATGCTGGGCATCCAGGTCGTGCCTTCGGCGGTCTTCTTTGTGCTCGCCTTCATGATCCCGGAGAGCCCCCGATGGCTGGTGGCGCGGGGGAGGGATGAAGAGGCCCGCCGCGTGCTGTTGAAGATCGGCGCCGACGAGGCCGTGGACGCCGAGATCGCCGACATCCGCGAGTCGCTCAAGACGGCCGGCGAAGGGGACCAGGACGCGCTCTTCCAGCGGGCCTACCTCAAGCCGATCCTGCTGGCCACGGCCATCGCGGCGTTCAACCAGCTTTCGGGGATCAACGCGGTCCTCTACTACGCCCCCGCGGTCTTCAAGATGGCCGGTTCCGGAGGAGACGCGGCGCTCTTGCAGTCGGTGGTGGTCGGCGGGACGAACCTGGTCTTCACGATGCTGGCGATGACGATCATCGACCGCTTCGGCCGTCGCTTCCTGATGCTCGTCGGCTCGATCGGCTACATCCTGAGTCTCTCGGCGACGGCCTGGGCCTTCTACACGTACGGGACGAACTTCACGGGCGTCGGCGCCTGGGTGGTGCTGGGGGGGATCCTGGTCTTCATCGCCTCGCACGCGTTTGGTCAGGGGGCTGTGATCTGGGTCTACATCAGCGAGGTCTTCCCGAACCGCGTCCGCGCCAAGGGCCAGGCGTTGGGGAGCGTGGTCCACTGGATCGGGGCGCTGGCGATCACCCAGACCTTCCCGATGATCGCCGAGAAGTCGGGCGGCCACGCCTTCGCCTTCTACGCGGCGATGATGGTCTTGCAGCTTCTCTGGGTCCTCTTCGTCATGCCCGAGACCAAGGGCGTGCCGCTGGAAGAGCTTCAGAAGGAGTTGGGCCTGTCGCACACGACCAAGGAAGCGAGCCTCTCATGA
- a CDS encoding carbohydrate kinase family protein, with translation MDRVLAVGEVLWDLLPGGKQLGGAPGNFAYQCRSLGADARLVTRVGDDDLGREVLDRFRALGLPTDGVEIDPIAPTGTVSVELDADGQPRYTIHENVAWDRIAADATALRHAAEADAICFGSLAQRGPVSREAIARLVDAAKPGALRIFDVNLRPPFIDREVIERSLERANVVKLNDHELATLAEMFGLIGEPRELVAALVDGFDLRVAAVTRGTAGSLLFRDGEWSDHPGIPVEVVDTIGAGDSFTAAMTVGLLAGRPLDEINGRANAVAAFVCTQPGGTPALPASLLAGL, from the coding sequence ATGGACAGGGTGTTGGCCGTCGGCGAGGTCCTCTGGGATCTCTTGCCGGGCGGGAAGCAACTCGGCGGCGCGCCGGGGAATTTCGCCTACCAGTGCCGATCGCTGGGGGCGGACGCTCGGCTGGTCACGAGAGTCGGCGACGACGACCTCGGGCGCGAGGTTCTTGACCGCTTCCGCGCGCTGGGCTTGCCCACTGACGGCGTCGAGATCGACCCCATCGCCCCCACGGGAACGGTCTCCGTCGAGCTGGACGCCGACGGCCAGCCGCGTTACACGATCCACGAGAACGTCGCCTGGGATCGGATCGCCGCCGATGCGACGGCCCTCCGCCACGCCGCTGAGGCGGACGCGATCTGTTTCGGCAGCCTCGCCCAGCGCGGGCCGGTCTCGCGCGAGGCGATCGCCCGGCTGGTCGACGCCGCGAAGCCCGGGGCGCTTCGGATCTTCGACGTCAATCTCCGGCCTCCCTTCATCGACCGCGAGGTGATCGAGCGGTCCCTGGAGCGGGCGAACGTCGTGAAGCTGAACGACCACGAACTGGCCACGCTGGCCGAGATGTTCGGCCTGATCGGCGAGCCTCGCGAACTCGTCGCGGCGCTCGTCGATGGGTTTGACCTCCGAGTCGCGGCCGTGACGCGGGGGACGGCCGGCAGCCTCCTGTTCCGCGACGGCGAGTGGTCCGACCATCCGGGGATCCCCGTCGAGGTCGTCGACACGATCGGCGCGGGCGACTCCTTCACCGCGGCGATGACGGTCGGCCTGCTGGCGGGGCGGCCGCTCGACGAGATCAACGGGCGGGCCAACGCCGTGGCCGCTTTCGTCTGCACCCAACCGGGGGGGACGCCCGCGCTCCCGGCGTCGCTCCTCGCCGGGCTTTGA